Proteins co-encoded in one Coriobacterium glomerans PW2 genomic window:
- a CDS encoding glutamine synthetase family protein: protein MDRQNIDFVLRTIEKRGIRFVRLWFTDVLGRLKSFAISPEDLEVAFEEGIGFDGSSIEGFTPPEEADMLAFPDPSTFQVLPWRPPHDGAARMFCDICTPDRVPFEGDPRECLRRMFCRAEAAGFIPNMASELEFYYFPDDHTPEPLDHVGYFDLTPSDSARDLRRATVLTLEKMSIPVEYTFHSSGHSQHAISIRHAEALTTADNIMTAKHVIRLEAFEAGIHASFMPKPISTQASCAMFLQQSLFDREGNNVFWGEEEQLYHLSSTARSYMAGILSHAAELSAITNPTVNSYKRLTTGEGNTPEYATWGLRNRAAMIRVPIYKPGKQLSTRIELRSPDPMANPYLAAAVTLAAGLDGIRRGLALPAESMAEAQNLSEGELAHSGFAPLPRSLDEALDVFASSEFMRDALGEHIHSFFLKKKRDEWERYSSVVTEWEIDYYLANS, encoded by the coding sequence ATGGACCGGCAGAATATCGATTTCGTCCTCCGAACAATAGAGAAGCGGGGCATTCGATTCGTGAGGCTGTGGTTCACCGATGTGCTGGGCCGACTCAAGAGCTTCGCGATAAGTCCAGAGGATCTGGAGGTCGCTTTCGAGGAGGGCATCGGTTTCGATGGCTCATCGATCGAGGGCTTCACCCCGCCCGAGGAGGCGGATATGCTCGCCTTTCCGGATCCCTCGACTTTCCAGGTGCTGCCTTGGCGGCCCCCGCACGATGGGGCGGCGCGCATGTTCTGCGATATCTGCACGCCTGATCGCGTGCCGTTCGAGGGGGATCCGCGCGAATGTCTGCGCCGGATGTTCTGCCGCGCAGAGGCGGCCGGCTTCATACCGAACATGGCCAGCGAGCTCGAGTTCTACTACTTTCCCGACGACCACACGCCTGAGCCGCTCGATCACGTCGGGTACTTCGATCTGACTCCGTCCGATTCGGCCCGTGATCTGCGACGGGCGACGGTGCTCACGCTTGAGAAGATGTCGATTCCGGTCGAGTACACCTTTCATTCATCCGGCCACTCCCAGCACGCCATCTCTATCAGGCATGCGGAGGCGCTGACGACAGCCGACAATATCATGACCGCCAAGCACGTCATACGTCTCGAGGCGTTCGAGGCGGGCATTCACGCATCGTTCATGCCGAAACCCATCTCAACGCAAGCCTCGTGCGCCATGTTCCTCCAGCAGTCGCTGTTCGACCGCGAGGGGAACAATGTCTTCTGGGGCGAGGAGGAGCAGCTCTACCACCTCTCAAGCACGGCGAGAAGCTACATGGCCGGCATCTTGAGTCACGCCGCCGAACTCTCGGCGATCACGAATCCGACCGTCAACTCGTACAAGCGTCTCACCACCGGCGAGGGGAACACGCCGGAGTACGCAACATGGGGCCTGCGCAACCGCGCCGCCATGATTCGCGTGCCCATCTACAAACCCGGTAAGCAGCTATCGACGCGCATAGAGCTTCGCTCGCCCGACCCGATGGCGAATCCCTATCTCGCCGCCGCGGTTACGCTCGCCGCGGGACTGGACGGCATCCGACGCGGGCTCGCGCTTCCGGCCGAATCGATGGCCGAGGCGCAGAACCTGAGCGAGGGCGAACTGGCGCACTCGGGCTTCGCCCCGCTGCCTCGCAGCCTCGATGAGGCACTCGATGTCTTTGCCAGCTCCGAGTTCATGCGCGACGCTCTCGGCGAGCACATCCACTCGTTCTTCCTCAAGAAGAAGCGCGATGAATGGGAACGCTATTCCTCGGTCGTGACGGAATGGGAGATCGACTACTATCTGGCAAACTCCTGA
- a CDS encoding response regulator transcription factor: protein MSEKCLLFMARTTRLHEFVSSCAQTMDVAISLATPDSPSAAIEFDLLVLDADGVRNDRIEQIAAWLDDRGGIPMLVVADEAALPALRLPSRIRSDFICPTALPAELEARVSRLIFEAAGPSSDEVLRIDELLINLATYQVYLEGEPVDLTLMEYSLLSFLTTHPNRAYSREVLLHRVWGFEYCGGTRTVDVHIRRIRSKVGPQIAAHIMTVRGVGYLFRT, encoded by the coding sequence ATGTCAGAGAAATGCCTGTTGTTCATGGCTCGCACGACGCGTTTGCATGAGTTTGTCAGCTCATGCGCGCAGACCATGGATGTCGCGATCAGTCTCGCGACCCCGGACTCACCGAGTGCCGCCATTGAATTCGATCTGCTCGTGCTCGACGCCGACGGAGTGCGCAACGATCGCATCGAGCAGATCGCCGCATGGCTCGATGATCGCGGCGGCATTCCGATGCTTGTGGTGGCCGACGAGGCGGCCCTGCCGGCTCTGCGCCTGCCCTCGCGCATCCGATCGGACTTCATCTGTCCCACAGCGCTTCCCGCAGAGCTTGAGGCCCGTGTGAGCCGGCTCATCTTCGAGGCAGCTGGGCCCTCGTCAGATGAGGTCTTGAGGATCGATGAACTTCTTATAAATCTGGCAACGTATCAGGTCTATCTGGAGGGTGAACCCGTCGATCTCACGCTCATGGAGTATTCGCTGCTCTCGTTTCTCACGACGCATCCGAATCGCGCCTATTCGCGCGAGGTGCTGCTTCACCGGGTTTGGGGTTTCGAGTACTGCGGCGGGACGCGCACGGTTGACGTTCATATACGGCGCATTCGCTCCAAAGTCGGTCCGCAGATCGCCGCGCATATCATGACGGTGCGCGGCGTCGGCTATCTGTTCAGGACCTGA